In Saccharolobus solfataricus, a genomic segment contains:
- a CDS encoding DUF973 family protein produces MNYTEAEYKGLSYLRRGNIEIIIIILIELIAILLTYIMQSLGLPNPLQDFLILLPSSAISALLVILAYLDIQRGLSNLAKAEINIGINNVISFLFLVLSILAIIGVVSYTLSLVLTSVTSSILASLQTLLEIFAFITLILLGFSYKLIGDHYSNNYLSIGGLVLILGVILFIFKLEYGGLLAFIGLIITYIGLTNLLTIKKPVSPPPPPLQTPSAPSETTSSTPSAETTSTPPTVNIISHGGILRSNGEAFIAVSSDIEDQILSSTILNTDYSTNEITPKTLSKGYNSIKIKFNINPQQFTSGNNYTIRLVLASGKNIDVTTFFQP; encoded by the coding sequence ATGAACTACACTGAAGCGGAATATAAAGGATTAAGCTATTTAAGGAGAGGTAATATTGAAATCATCATAATAATACTCATTGAACTAATAGCAATACTATTGACATACATCATGCAATCTCTAGGGTTACCCAATCCACTACAAGACTTTCTGATATTACTGCCTTCATCTGCAATCTCCGCACTACTAGTAATACTAGCATACCTTGATATTCAACGAGGTTTATCTAATCTAGCGAAGGCAGAGATAAATATTGGAATAAATAACGTAATATCGTTCTTGTTCCTAGTATTATCGATCTTGGCAATAATTGGAGTTGTTTCTTATACATTATCTCTAGTATTAACTAGCGTTACCAGTTCAATACTCGCTTCATTACAAACGTTATTAGAAATATTTGCATTTATAACACTAATATTGTTAGGATTTTCATATAAGTTAATTGGCGATCATTACAGTAATAATTATTTGTCAATAGGAGGATTAGTTCTAATTTTAGGAGTAATCTTATTTATCTTTAAACTAGAATATGGTGGGCTTTTGGCATTTATAGGTCTAATTATTACATACATTGGGCTTACTAATTTATTAACCATTAAAAAACCAGTTTCTCCTCCACCGCCTCCTCTTCAAACTCCTTCAGCTCCCAGTGAAACTACTTCTTCAACTCCCTCTGCTGAGACCACATCAACTCCTCCGACAGTCAATATTATCTCACACGGTGGGATACTAAGAAGCAATGGAGAAGCATTTATTGCAGTCTCTTCTGATATTGAAGATCAAATACTTAGTTCTACCATTTTAAATACTGACTATTCAACGAATGAAATAACACCGAAAACTCTATCAAAAGGTTACAATTCTATAAAAATAAAGTTTAACATTAACCCTCAGCAGTTTACCTCTGGAAACAATTACACAATTAGGCTAGTCTTAGCCAGTGGAAAAAACATCGATGTGACTACCTTTTTCCAACCTTGA
- a CDS encoding IS607 family transposase, whose product MLRPKEACQRLGISYATLREYVKKGYIKPVILQSGKWRFREEDVERLMGIIRKRKVILYARVSSNTQKDDLVNQVKYLEEQVKEYDLVITDIGSKLNMKRKGFLKLLRMILNNEVSRVVVTYSDRLVRFGFEILEEVCKAHNCEIVVLNQEDKEEELVEDLVSILVSLSGKLYGMRSHEYEKVKKCAEELKNWKI is encoded by the coding sequence ATGCTAAGACCTAAGGAAGCATGCCAACGTCTAGGAATATCCTATGCAACACTTAGAGAATACGTTAAGAAAGGATACATAAAACCAGTTATACTACAGAGCGGAAAATGGAGATTCAGAGAAGAAGACGTAGAGAGGCTAATGGGAATTATTAGAAAAAGAAAAGTAATACTTTACGCTAGAGTATCATCAAACACACAAAAAGACGATCTAGTAAACCAAGTTAAGTACCTAGAGGAACAAGTCAAAGAATACGACCTCGTAATTACTGACATAGGTTCCAAGTTAAACATGAAGAGAAAGGGGTTCTTGAAGTTGTTGAGAATGATACTGAACAACGAAGTATCACGCGTAGTTGTTACTTACTCAGATAGGCTAGTCAGATTCGGCTTCGAAATCCTCGAAGAGGTCTGCAAAGCACACAACTGTGAAATAGTAGTACTAAACCAAGAGGACAAAGAGGAAGAATTGGTCGAAGACTTAGTCTCAATACTAGTCTCGCTCAGCGGGAAACTGTATGGTATGAGAAGTCATGAATACGAAAAGGTGAAGAAATGTGCTGAAGAACTTAAGAATTGGAAAATTTGA
- the tmk gene encoding dTMP kinase, with amino-acid sequence MRGLLIAFEGIDGSGKSSQAVLLKDWIEMRRDVYLTEWNSSEWIHDIIKEAKKKNMLTSITFSLIHATDFSDRYERYILPMLKSGFVVICDRYVYTAYARDVVRNVDFDWVKRLYSFAIKPNFTFYIRVTPEIALERIRKAKRKIKPQEAGIDILGEIPLEEGFLKYQSRIVEIYDKIAKEESNFITIDGNRPLKDVQIDIRKILGEYIDNSL; translated from the coding sequence ATGAGAGGCTTATTAATAGCTTTTGAAGGTATTGATGGTTCTGGAAAGTCCAGTCAAGCTGTATTACTAAAAGATTGGATTGAAATGAGAAGAGACGTTTACCTAACTGAATGGAACTCATCTGAATGGATCCACGATATAATAAAGGAGGCAAAAAAGAAGAATATGCTTACATCAATAACCTTTAGTCTTATTCACGCCACTGATTTCTCAGACAGATATGAAAGATATATTTTACCAATGCTCAAGAGCGGATTCGTTGTAATATGCGATCGATACGTATATACTGCTTACGCCAGAGATGTTGTTAGGAACGTGGACTTTGATTGGGTGAAGAGACTATACTCCTTCGCAATAAAGCCTAACTTTACCTTTTACATAAGGGTTACTCCAGAAATTGCTTTGGAGAGAATTAGGAAAGCTAAGAGAAAAATAAAACCACAAGAGGCTGGAATTGATATACTGGGTGAGATACCTTTAGAAGAGGGCTTCTTAAAATATCAGAGTAGAATTGTAGAGATTTACGATAAAATAGCTAAAGAGGAAAGCAACTTCATAACAATAGACGGAAATAGACCATTAAAGGACGTTCAGATTGATATAAGAAAAATTTTAGGTGAATATATTGATAATAGCCTTTGA
- a CDS encoding dTMP kinase, with product MNILIIAFEGIEGSGKTSHLEATKKYLEKEGYGVVTFGLQMSKLIGDRIAQVKRNIIFERRTLFLAYVTDLADQIENYVKPSIDSGFIALADGYTLTLTSWGLTRGLEKEWIDDVLSMLPKPSISLPLISTPDEIVRRIIKKRGYLDPLETGIDICIKEDTFEAYIDYINRFQEALMSISSRENIIYTDKEFDEVQKEIVRRIDNITS from the coding sequence GTGAATATATTGATAATAGCCTTTGAGGGAATTGAAGGTTCTGGGAAAACATCTCATCTAGAGGCTACTAAAAAGTATTTGGAGAAAGAAGGATATGGAGTAGTTACATTTGGGTTACAGATGTCTAAATTAATAGGAGATAGAATAGCACAAGTCAAGAGGAATATAATATTTGAAAGGAGAACATTGTTTTTAGCTTATGTCACAGACTTGGCTGACCAAATTGAGAATTATGTTAAACCATCAATAGATTCTGGATTTATAGCCTTAGCTGATGGTTACACATTAACATTAACTTCTTGGGGATTAACCAGAGGTTTAGAGAAGGAATGGATAGATGACGTCCTCTCAATGCTTCCTAAACCTTCAATCTCTTTACCACTGATATCAACACCAGATGAAATAGTAAGAAGGATAATAAAGAAAAGGGGTTATCTGGATCCATTAGAAACCGGAATAGATATATGCATCAAGGAGGACACATTTGAGGCCTACATAGATTATATTAATAGGTTTCAAGAAGCTTTAATGTCAATTTCCTCTAGAGAAAACATAATATACACTGACAAGGAATTTGATGAGGTACAGAAGGAGATAGTGAGAAGAATTGACAATATCACAAGTTAA
- a CDS encoding phytoene desaturase family protein, whose translation MRYDVIIIGAGHNGLVSSIYLAQKGLKVLVIEARDRPGGMADTAEYKGVKYSRASYVLGLFPKRIQEELGIVFPTIDSDIADVFVTEEGKVVNIWRNKEKRLEELKRLGQYKYPKMEELLFKIKEKIEQEMQYVIKPPSFEDFKKAVEGTELEIFTQPSRKFLNEYLDEEFQPYFSYGFMYDLPAYVVAYYFSLDWKIVKGGMGKVGEMLMSRARQLGVDFLFNTKISEIVIKDNVATGVRTDNDKIVESKIVINAASPVLLNKLTNGLLKVHHPEFRPRWKRDTLVLRELPNLPDYMRSHLDTLFTLPIGEVTIPSAVDNSLGGHVMTIMGSYEEAKEFFPDLEKKVIYIDRLDAYKLEREYNAPYGDMNHMPMYTEYLFDGRPVKGWGYATPIKNLYITGSGTYPGGQVTGVPGRNAAMKIMTDLGIE comes from the coding sequence ATGAGATATGATGTAATAATTATTGGTGCTGGCCATAATGGTTTAGTTTCCTCAATATATTTAGCTCAGAAAGGCCTTAAGGTATTAGTTATCGAGGCCAGGGATAGACCCGGAGGAATGGCTGACACTGCAGAATATAAGGGGGTTAAATACAGTAGAGCATCTTATGTATTAGGACTATTTCCTAAAAGAATCCAAGAGGAATTAGGGATAGTTTTTCCCACGATTGACTCAGATATTGCAGATGTTTTTGTCACGGAAGAGGGAAAGGTTGTGAATATATGGAGAAATAAAGAGAAGAGACTCGAGGAACTTAAGCGCCTAGGTCAATACAAATACCCTAAAATGGAGGAGCTACTGTTCAAGATTAAGGAGAAGATTGAACAAGAGATGCAATACGTTATCAAACCACCGTCATTTGAGGATTTCAAGAAAGCAGTAGAAGGAACTGAACTTGAAATATTTACTCAACCATCCAGAAAGTTTCTAAATGAATACTTAGATGAGGAATTCCAGCCCTATTTCTCATATGGATTTATGTATGATTTGCCAGCGTACGTTGTAGCATATTATTTTAGTCTAGATTGGAAGATAGTGAAAGGAGGAATGGGAAAAGTAGGAGAAATGTTAATGAGTAGAGCTAGACAATTAGGCGTAGATTTCCTATTCAATACAAAGATAAGTGAGATAGTTATCAAAGATAATGTGGCTACTGGTGTGAGAACTGACAATGATAAAATTGTTGAGAGTAAAATAGTGATCAATGCAGCAAGCCCGGTTCTACTGAACAAATTAACCAACGGACTGCTTAAAGTTCACCATCCAGAGTTTAGACCAAGATGGAAGAGGGATACTTTAGTGCTAAGGGAATTACCAAATCTACCAGATTATATGAGAAGCCATTTAGATACGTTATTTACGTTACCTATAGGCGAAGTTACTATTCCTTCTGCTGTTGATAATAGCCTAGGAGGTCATGTGATGACAATAATGGGTAGTTATGAAGAGGCTAAAGAGTTCTTCCCAGATTTGGAAAAGAAGGTGATATATATTGATAGACTAGATGCATATAAGCTCGAGAGAGAATATAATGCCCCCTACGGCGATATGAATCATATGCCAATGTACACAGAATACTTATTCGATGGCAGACCGGTTAAAGGTTGGGGATACGCTACTCCAATTAAGAACCTCTATATAACAGGCTCAGGGACTTACCCAGGAGGACAAGTTACTGGAGTACCGGGTAGAAATGCTGCAATGAAGATTATGACTGATTTGGGTATTGAATAA
- a CDS encoding CHAD domain-containing protein translates to MTISQVKDYLNLQLKKAIQINGIGVEEIHDMRVAVRKYFDVLYAIHPVYENVECLFLAKEAIKRLGKVRDMDICEIANGERTKLAIRALKDVRELQVCFVNDKIYGVRLTIYNRILSSLHQIQDITDFHELRKNIRVTRNLVEALGYDNTEIKALAKKMGDIRDEILKMRCRGLTPPDINIIQYKEEAKRVILKIIASQEEFHHFKIEDRY, encoded by the coding sequence TTGACAATATCACAAGTTAAGGATTACCTTAACCTACAGCTCAAAAAGGCTATCCAAATAAACGGTATTGGCGTTGAGGAAATTCACGATATGAGAGTGGCTGTGAGAAAGTATTTCGATGTGCTATACGCTATCCATCCAGTATATGAAAACGTGGAATGCCTATTCTTAGCAAAAGAGGCAATTAAAAGATTAGGAAAGGTCAGAGATATGGATATTTGTGAAATAGCTAATGGAGAGAGAACTAAGCTGGCTATTAGGGCGCTAAAGGATGTTAGAGAACTTCAAGTTTGTTTCGTAAATGATAAGATATACGGGGTCAGACTTACTATATATAATAGAATTCTCTCCTCTTTGCATCAAATACAAGATATTACAGACTTCCACGAATTAAGGAAGAACATAAGGGTGACTAGAAACTTAGTTGAGGCTCTAGGTTATGACAACACTGAAATTAAGGCTCTAGCTAAGAAAATGGGAGATATAAGAGATGAAATACTAAAGATGAGATGTAGAGGACTAACTCCTCCAGATATAAATATAATTCAATATAAGGAAGAGGCTAAGAGGGTAATACTAAAGATAATAGCGTCTCAGGAAGAGTTTCATCATTTCAAAATCGAAGATAGGTATTAA
- the sixA gene encoding phosphohistidine phosphatase SixA, with the protein MITLILVRHGDAEPQVDGKEDKDRKLVKKGVKQMRRVANFLEELGFNVDRIVSSPYLRAYQSAEVILEELFDDNSEKKVETFDDLTPDKEPSLFLEKLKDFVDNSTILVVGHEPYLSSFVKTISGANVEIKKGGVAVLDYDLKEGRGTLKILLSQKVLKLI; encoded by the coding sequence ATGATAACTTTAATCTTGGTGAGGCATGGGGACGCTGAACCACAAGTTGATGGTAAAGAGGATAAGGACAGAAAACTAGTAAAAAAAGGAGTGAAACAGATGAGAAGAGTGGCTAATTTCTTGGAGGAATTAGGATTTAACGTAGATAGAATAGTTTCCAGTCCGTACTTGAGAGCCTATCAATCTGCCGAAGTTATATTAGAGGAACTCTTCGATGACAATAGTGAGAAAAAAGTTGAAACTTTCGATGATTTGACTCCAGATAAGGAACCTTCTCTATTTTTGGAAAAACTTAAGGATTTCGTTGATAACTCAACAATTCTCGTAGTTGGTCATGAACCATATTTATCCAGTTTCGTAAAGACGATAAGTGGAGCTAACGTTGAGATTAAGAAAGGTGGGGTTGCAGTTTTAGATTATGATCTGAAGGAAGGAAGAGGGACCCTGAAAATCCTACTCAGCCAGAAAGTTCTTAAGCTGATTTAG
- a CDS encoding class I SAM-dependent methyltransferase encodes MHHHRHYYPPEDFRRTFERPEEYLPNIFEGKKGVIVDYGCGNGFYCKYLLEFATKLYCIDINVIALKEVKEKFDSVITLSDPKEIPDNSVDFILFANSFHDMDDKQHVISEVKRILKDDGRVIIIDWRKENTGIGPPLSIRMDEKDYMGWFSNFVVEKRFNPTPYHFGLVLKRKTS; translated from the coding sequence ATGCACCATCACCGGCATTATTACCCTCCAGAGGACTTTAGACGGACATTTGAGAGACCAGAGGAATATCTCCCAAATATATTTGAGGGAAAGAAAGGTGTAATTGTGGACTACGGGTGTGGAAATGGATTTTACTGTAAATACTTGTTGGAATTCGCTACCAAACTATATTGTATTGATATAAACGTTATTGCCTTAAAGGAGGTCAAAGAGAAGTTCGATAGTGTAATAACCCTTTCCGATCCTAAGGAAATTCCGGACAATTCAGTTGATTTCATTTTATTTGCCAACTCATTTCACGATATGGATGACAAACAGCACGTTATAAGCGAGGTTAAGAGAATACTAAAGGATGATGGTAGGGTTATTATTATAGACTGGAGGAAAGAGAATACTGGAATTGGCCCACCACTAAGTATTAGAATGGATGAGAAAGACTACATGGGATGGTTTAGCAACTTCGTAGTGGAGAAGAGATTTAACCCAACACCTTATCACTTTGGACTAGTGCTTAAGAGAAAGACTAGTTGA
- a CDS encoding Ppx/GppA phosphatase family protein: protein MISAVIDCGYNSFRMVVYQVFRNGTFRALGSSKSFVRIGEGLKEGDTIPEEKVEKAERTFTIFKRILNGINVDEVKIVATSAFRYASNGNEVRLRLSKIIENEVRVISGEEEGSYAALGMLNTLPIPDGIFFELGGGSLEIAEVTSGNIIRVHQLPIGALKLVSLPEREIRKKVSDELSTINIKKANIMVGSGGNVRALAKLDLKLSSFPTKSVHGYLLSSKQISKYASLLPSLDDESRKSLPGISKERALTIHSASVIVDELIKYLNGSDMIVSLFGMREGVLTEGKKLDKMNWLEEISYSNAIDPPFGIFKEVMSEVDSKYSFYVASSALLSLIFKMVGYFNPFRACYRFIKESVLPGFTLDEVLLIGLICEAASGKVKKKHVKLLKDDITKKELLSFGNIVKNSIDKYVVGVRV, encoded by the coding sequence ATGATATCGGCAGTTATAGATTGTGGCTATAATTCGTTTCGAATGGTAGTTTACCAAGTTTTTCGTAACGGAACGTTCAGAGCGCTTGGTTCTTCTAAATCATTCGTTAGAATAGGAGAAGGATTAAAGGAAGGAGATACTATTCCAGAGGAAAAAGTCGAAAAAGCAGAAAGGACTTTTACTATTTTTAAAAGAATATTAAATGGCATAAACGTAGATGAAGTCAAAATAGTTGCTACTAGCGCATTTCGATATGCGTCTAACGGTAACGAGGTTAGGCTAAGGCTAAGCAAAATAATAGAAAATGAAGTTAGAGTAATTTCCGGAGAGGAAGAAGGGAGTTATGCCGCTTTGGGTATGTTAAACACGCTCCCAATTCCTGACGGAATATTTTTCGAATTAGGTGGGGGATCATTGGAAATAGCCGAAGTTACCTCGGGTAATATAATTAGAGTGCATCAATTGCCAATTGGAGCATTGAAATTAGTTAGCCTTCCAGAAAGGGAAATTAGAAAAAAAGTATCCGATGAGCTCTCAACTATAAATATTAAGAAAGCTAATATCATGGTTGGCTCAGGAGGGAACGTTAGGGCACTAGCTAAGCTCGATCTCAAGCTATCTTCTTTTCCGACAAAGTCAGTACACGGTTATTTACTATCTTCGAAACAAATTAGTAAATATGCCTCCCTTTTACCTTCACTAGATGATGAGAGTAGGAAATCCCTCCCTGGGATAAGTAAGGAAAGGGCTTTAACTATACATTCAGCTTCAGTAATTGTTGATGAACTTATAAAATATCTCAATGGGAGCGACATGATTGTCTCCCTTTTCGGTATGAGAGAGGGAGTATTAACTGAAGGTAAGAAATTGGATAAGATGAATTGGTTGGAAGAAATATCATATTCTAATGCAATTGATCCTCCTTTCGGAATTTTTAAAGAGGTAATGAGCGAGGTTGATAGTAAGTACTCCTTCTATGTCGCTTCCTCTGCTCTCTTATCGTTAATCTTTAAAATGGTAGGGTATTTCAACCCATTTAGGGCTTGCTATAGATTTATCAAGGAATCAGTTTTACCTGGTTTTACTCTAGATGAGGTATTGTTAATTGGTTTGATTTGTGAGGCTGCTAGTGGGAAAGTTAAGAAAAAACATGTGAAACTTTTAAAGGACGATATTACAAAAAAAGAGTTATTAAGTTTCGGAAATATAGTAAAGAATAGTATAGACAAGTACGTTGTCGGTGTAAGAGTATGA
- a CDS encoding RNA-guided endonuclease InsQ/TnpB family protein codes for MLKNLRIGKFEPEEEYVHFTYSIKNSEREKSKELIKEYRTLLQKAIDYLWNLTKIQVRKKNGNYKITLPKKKEVYKPLREELEKINHLASHYVDKAINDAFSILKSWRKRAIKGRASIEKPRVKKAYVRIKTTLRKVVGESVRITVRPYEYITFSWSKSWFSRRVRELELGEPIIKEEKVYLSFRYKLPWVTPLNFLAIDSNLYTLDAYDGEKFVTISLKQLYSMKYSMEVKRAKVQSFASKYTKRGRELMRKYSHRERNSVLDFVRKFVNALLDLYPITFFAVEKLNKESMFKDANDSLSRKISRTVWRSIHRVLRYKAPLYGSFVKEVNPHLTSRSCPRCGFVSRKVGKTFECERCGFKLDRQLNASLNIYLKMCGFPHIRDIPRVWVGVIPLMGRRGMNVRDFGEAQGLRIDIEYHEIP; via the coding sequence GTGCTGAAGAACTTAAGAATTGGAAAATTTGAACCGGAAGAGGAATACGTGCACTTCACGTACTCCATCAAGAATAGTGAGAGGGAGAAGAGCAAAGAGTTAATTAAAGAATACAGAACACTACTACAGAAAGCAATTGACTACCTGTGGAATTTAACGAAAATACAAGTAAGAAAAAAGAACGGTAATTACAAGATAACACTACCGAAGAAGAAGGAAGTATACAAACCACTTAGGGAAGAGTTGGAGAAGATCAACCACCTTGCGTCACATTACGTCGATAAGGCAATTAATGACGCATTCTCGATCTTGAAGTCGTGGAGGAAAAGGGCCATAAAGGGGAGAGCTTCGATTGAAAAACCAAGGGTGAAGAAGGCTTACGTTAGGATAAAGACGACTCTGAGGAAGGTTGTGGGGGAAAGCGTTAGAATAACGGTAAGACCTTATGAGTACATCACCTTCTCGTGGAGTAAGTCATGGTTCTCAAGAAGGGTTAGGGAGTTGGAACTCGGCGAACCTATAATTAAGGAGGAGAAAGTGTATTTGTCATTTCGTTACAAGTTACCTTGGGTAACTCCATTAAACTTTCTGGCAATTGACTCCAACCTTTATACTCTAGATGCTTATGATGGTGAGAAATTCGTTACAATCTCTCTGAAGCAGTTATATTCCATGAAGTACTCCATGGAGGTGAAGAGGGCTAAGGTGCAATCATTTGCATCAAAGTACACGAAGAGGGGGAGAGAGTTGATGAGGAAGTATTCGCATAGGGAGAGGAATAGCGTTCTGGACTTCGTTCGTAAATTTGTAAATGCGTTACTAGACCTATATCCCATAACGTTTTTCGCTGTGGAAAAGCTTAACAAAGAGAGTATGTTTAAGGATGCTAATGACTCTCTTTCGAGGAAGATTTCTAGGACTGTTTGGAGGAGTATACATAGAGTGTTGAGGTATAAGGCTCCGCTTTACGGTTCTTTCGTTAAGGAAGTGAACCCACACCTCACCTCGAGGTCTTGCCCCAGATGTGGGTTTGTATCTCGAAAGGTTGGTAAGACCTTTGAGTGTGAGAGGTGTGGGTTCAAGTTGGATAGGCAATTGAATGCTTCACTGAATATTTATCTCAAGATGTGCGGTTTTCCTCACATCCGTGATATTCCAAGGGTGTGGGTTGGGGTTATTCCGCTAATGGGGCGGAGAGGGATGAACGTCCGCGACTTCGGTGAAGCCCAAGGGCTGAGGATTGATATTGAATATCATGAAATCCCATGA
- a CDS encoding amidohydrolase family protein: protein MIKVIDAHVHYHIYARKIPEHCKEFLENVEGTRMTLKNDNVEIEKILLVPSHPCHSEDCYDGFYIDYEERKRNPDLYMQWGEVNPLKCDVKRELERQYSLGIIGIKLHPVHHTFKPNAYREEEGGLKQLLYIYEFAEDHGLPILIHTGTSIGVGSRNKYADPIYADDIAKDFPKLRIILAHAGRPLWYNTAFHMARFTQNIFLEISSIPPKNILKVLPRIHEISDKVIYGSDFPAFKGQDLAEYAYQVYNVLKNEKIMRDNAKRILKIS, encoded by the coding sequence ATGATAAAAGTCATTGATGCTCATGTTCACTATCACATATATGCTAGAAAGATCCCAGAACATTGTAAGGAATTCCTAGAAAATGTTGAAGGAACAAGGATGACTTTAAAGAACGATAATGTAGAAATTGAAAAAATCCTCCTTGTTCCCTCACATCCATGTCATAGTGAAGATTGTTACGATGGATTTTACATTGATTACGAGGAAAGGAAGAGAAACCCAGACCTTTATATGCAGTGGGGAGAGGTAAACCCACTAAAATGCGATGTTAAAAGAGAGTTAGAAAGACAATATTCATTAGGCATCATAGGAATTAAGTTACACCCTGTACATCACACATTCAAACCTAATGCCTATAGGGAAGAGGAAGGAGGATTAAAGCAACTACTTTACATTTATGAATTTGCTGAAGATCACGGTTTACCAATCCTAATTCACACTGGAACCAGTATAGGAGTGGGGAGTAGAAACAAATACGCTGATCCAATTTACGCTGATGATATTGCAAAGGATTTTCCTAAGCTTAGGATAATCTTGGCACATGCAGGGAGGCCATTATGGTATAATACGGCATTCCACATGGCACGTTTTACACAAAATATTTTCTTGGAAATCTCATCTATACCCCCTAAGAATATATTGAAAGTCCTACCTAGAATACATGAGATATCCGATAAAGTAATTTACGGAAGTGATTTCCCAGCATTCAAGGGGCAAGATCTAGCAGAGTACGCTTACCAAGTATACAACGTTTTAAAAAACGAGAAGATAATGAGAGATAATGCTAAAAGAATATTAAAAATTAGTTGA
- a CDS encoding aminotransferase class I/II-fold pyridoxal phosphate-dependent enzyme: MYPEFCLERWQSLRDWRAKYVLSESGVEPLDLSEIQIPNVKLEYGHTKGLIKLRQLVSSFYPGKKEEDVIITAGGAEANYVTVLSTIEPGDEVIVEMPNYMQIPGLLRGINAKIKYIWLNDNFKLDLNELNEMVSKKTKAIVITNPNNPTGMALSESEIKGIVDIAEDNQVTIIADEVYRGSEHDGNIRPSFIDLYDNAISTNSMSKVYGLPGIRIGWVVANKELVDKMWSIRDYTSISPSILGQEIAYNVLLEKEKYMDRARRIGLNNIRLLERLISDIDVKWVEPNATVLAYLKLNVKNTYDFSARLFEKYSVLVNPGECFEMPGYVRIGLGSTNTEFLNEALSLFIGYLREYE; this comes from the coding sequence ATGTACCCAGAATTTTGCCTTGAAAGATGGCAATCCTTAAGGGATTGGAGAGCTAAATACGTCCTTTCAGAAAGTGGAGTAGAACCATTAGATCTAAGTGAAATCCAAATACCTAACGTTAAGCTAGAGTATGGTCACACAAAGGGACTAATAAAACTAAGGCAACTAGTATCATCCTTCTATCCCGGGAAGAAAGAGGAAGACGTAATAATAACAGCAGGAGGTGCGGAAGCCAACTACGTAACAGTCCTCTCCACAATAGAACCAGGAGATGAAGTAATAGTAGAAATGCCCAATTACATGCAAATCCCCGGATTACTAAGGGGAATAAACGCCAAGATAAAGTACATTTGGCTAAATGATAACTTTAAGTTAGACTTAAATGAGCTCAACGAAATGGTTAGTAAGAAAACCAAGGCAATAGTAATAACAAACCCGAATAATCCAACTGGCATGGCACTTTCTGAAAGTGAAATTAAGGGAATCGTTGATATAGCTGAGGATAATCAAGTGACCATAATAGCTGATGAGGTTTATAGGGGGTCGGAGCATGATGGAAATATAAGACCAAGCTTTATTGACTTATACGACAATGCAATAAGTACCAATAGTATGTCAAAGGTTTATGGATTACCGGGGATAAGAATAGGGTGGGTTGTGGCAAACAAAGAGTTAGTTGATAAGATGTGGAGTATTAGAGATTACACGTCAATTTCACCCTCAATTTTAGGGCAAGAAATAGCATATAATGTACTCTTAGAGAAGGAGAAATATATGGATAGGGCGAGGAGAATTGGGTTAAATAATATAAGGTTATTGGAGAGGTTAATAAGTGATATTGACGTTAAGTGGGTTGAACCTAATGCTACAGTATTAGCTTATCTTAAATTGAATGTTAAGAACACTTACGATTTCAGTGCAAGGTTGTTTGAGAAATATAGTGTGTTGGTTAATCCTGGAGAGTGCTTTGAGATGCCCGGTTATGTCAGGATTGGTTTGGGAAGTACAAATACAGAGTTTTTAAATGAGGCATTATCATTATTCATAGGGTATTTAAGGGAGTATGAATAA